Proteins found in one Desulfobacterales bacterium genomic segment:
- a CDS encoding NAD(P)H-dependent oxidoreductase: protein MQVLVLYYSKGGNTKKLAQGVADGVAATGVRAVLRSTREVTAREFEESAGVIAGSPVYFGVMAADLKRVFDEFVGLRRKMENRVGAAFATGNHHTGGKETTMLSIIQCMLIYGMIIVGDPMDASGHYGVACQQAPDESALADAGKLGARVANLCQQLAKGK, encoded by the coding sequence ATGCAGGTTCTGGTGCTCTATTACAGTAAGGGCGGCAATACCAAAAAACTGGCCCAGGGGGTGGCTGACGGGGTTGCCGCAACCGGGGTGCGGGCGGTACTGCGCAGCACCCGGGAGGTCACTGCCCGGGAGTTTGAGGAATCCGCCGGGGTCATTGCCGGCTCGCCGGTCTACTTCGGGGTGATGGCCGCGGATCTCAAGCGGGTGTTCGACGAGTTCGTCGGCCTGCGCCGCAAGATGGAGAACCGGGTCGGGGCCGCCTTTGCCACCGGCAACCACCATACCGGCGGCAAGGAGACCACCATGTTGTCGATCATCCAGTGCATGCTGATCTACGGGATGATCATTGTCGGCGATCCCATGGACGCCTCGGGCCATTACGGGGTGGCCTGCCAGCAGGCGCCGGACGAATCGGCCCTGGCCGATGCCGGCAAGCTGGGGGCCCGGGTGGCAAACCTCTGCCAACAGCTGGCCAAAGGTAAGTGA
- a CDS encoding Hsp20/alpha crystallin family protein, which produces MNEIDKRLLDRFKTMEQRMGRMFRNMAVPRMTASVHTGCWEPAADVYETEEAIYVYVDTAGIDPEQLTVTAERKGVTVTGIRKIPEQARIRSIHQLEIDHGSFRRSLTFNVPVDVSAVTSVCRNGLLEIRMPKERAAPKVSVKVGS; this is translated from the coding sequence ATGAATGAGATCGACAAACGGTTACTTGACCGGTTCAAGACGATGGAACAGCGGATGGGGCGGATGTTCCGCAACATGGCCGTGCCGCGGATGACCGCTTCGGTGCATACCGGTTGCTGGGAACCGGCTGCCGACGTATATGAGACCGAGGAGGCGATATATGTATATGTGGATACCGCGGGCATTGATCCGGAACAGCTGACCGTGACCGCCGAACGGAAGGGGGTCACGGTCACCGGCATTCGCAAGATTCCGGAGCAGGCCAGGATCCGCAGTATCCATCAGCTGGAGATCGACCATGGCAGCTTCCGTCGCTCCCTTACCTTCAATGTGCCGGTTGATGTCTCGGCTGTCACCTCTGTGTGCAGAAACGGGTTGCTGGAGATCAGGATGCCCAAGGAAAGAGCCGCCCCCAAGGTAAGCGTCAAGGTGGGTTCATAA